Sequence from the Sphingosinicella ginsenosidimutans genome:
CCCCCCTCCGCATCGCCTGTGGCGACAGGGAGGATTAGATGGCCAAGCGCGCCGATCCACTCGCGACCTACAATCGCAAGCGCGATTTCGCGAAGACCGCCGAGCCGGCCGGAAAGGTCGCCCGCAAGCGCGCCAAATCGCTCATCTTCATGGTCCAGAAGCATGACGCGACCCGGCTCCATTTCGATTTCCGGCTGGAGCTTCAGGGAACGCTCAAAAGCTGGGCGGTGACTCGCGGGCCGAGCCTCGATCCGGCCGACAACCGCCTGTCGGTCCGCACCGAGGATCATCCGATGTCCTATGCGACCTTCGAGGGCACGATCCCCAAGGGCGAATATGGCGGCGGCACGGTAATGCTGTGGGACCGCGGGACCTGGGAGCCGCTGCCCGGCAAGGATCCGGTGAAGACGCTGGCCGAGGGCCATCTCCATTTCACCCTCCACGGCGAGCGGATGAAGGGCGAATGGGTGATGTTCCGCCTGAAGCCGCGGGCCAAGGAGAAGAACGAGAACTGGATCCTGAAGAAGGTGGACGACGATTATGCCGGCAGCTCGACCGGGCTCACCGATACCTTCCTCACCTCGGTCGCGACCGGGCGCACGATGAACGAGATCGCCGAGGGAAAGAAAGCGCCGGCGCGGCGCGCGCCCAGGGCGAAGGCCGCGGACGCGAAACTCCCCCGCTTCCGCGAGCCGCAGAAGGCGACTTTGGTCGATCACGTGCCTGCCGGCGCCGGCTGGATCCACGAGATGAAATATGACGGCTATCGCTGCCTGCTCGCGATCGCCGACGGCAAGGCGCGCATCTATACGCGCAGCGGGCTCGACTGGACCGACAGGTTCCCCGAGATCGCCGCGGCGGCGCGCGCGCTGCCGGTCCGCTCGGCGCTCCTCGACGGCGAGATCGTCGCGGTCGACGACAAGGGCAACACCGATTTCGGCGCGCTCCAGCAGGCGATCGGCGAGGGCGGGCGCGGCCTTGCACTGTTCCTGTTCGACGCGCTCGAGATCGACGGCGAGGACCTCGCGAAGCGCCCCACGGTCGAGCGCAAGGCGCGGCTCGCCGCCCTGCTCGACACCCCCCGCCCCCCGCTCCTCTATGCCGACCATATCGTCGGCAAAGGCGAGCAATTGTTTGAGGCGATGTGCAGGGCCGGCCAGGAAGGGATCGTCTCGAAGAAGGCGGACGCCGCCTATCGCTCGGGCCGGACGAAGGCCTGGCTCAAGATCAAATGCACCAACCGGCAGGAATTCGTCATCGTCGGCTGGACCGAGAGCGACAAGGCCGGTCGCGGCTTTCGCGCGCTGCTGCTCGCGGTGAACGAAGGCGGGACGCTGCGTTATGCGGGCAAGGTCGGCACCGGCTTTTCAAATGCCGACCAGGAGGCGCTGCTGGAGCGCTTCCGCCGGATCGAGGCGAAGTCGCCCACGGTCGCGGCGCCGAGATCGGAAACGCGCGGCGCGCACTGGGTGAAGCCCGATCTGGTCGCCGAGATCGCCTTCGGATCGATCACCAGCGACGGCATCCTTCGCCATGCGAGCTTCCTTGGCCTGCGCGGCGACAAGCCGGCCGAAGAGGTCGTGGCCGAACGCCCGCAGCCACTGGCCGACGAGGCGCCGGACGACGACATCAGGATCAGCAATCCCCAGCGGATGCTCTTCCCGGAGGTGAAGGTCACCAAGGGCGATCTCGCCGCTTATTATCGCGCGATCGGCCCGGCCATGCTCCCCTGGGTGGCCGAGCGGCCGGTGAGCCTGGTCCGCTGCCCACAGGGGCGCGCGAAGAAATGCTTCTTCCAGAAGCATGACAGCGGCAGCTTCGGCGATCATGTCCGCCACGTCCCGATCGCCGAGAAGGACGGGCACAAGGAGGATTATCTCTACGTCGAGGATACGGCCGGGGTGATCGCCTGCGTCCAGATGGGCACGATCGAGTTTCACGGCTGGGGATCGCGCGTCGCCGATGTCGAGAAAGCGGATCGGATCGTCTTCGATCTCGACCCCGACGAAGGGCTCGATTTCACCGCCGTCCGCAAGGCCGCGCGCGACCTGCGCCGCCAGCTCGCCGACATGGGGCTCACCACCTTCGCGATGCTGACGGGCGGCAAGGGCGTCCACGTCATCGCGCCGCTGACGCCGAAGGCCGAATGGCCCGAGGTGAAGGATTTCTGCCGCCGCTTCGCGCTCGCGCTGGCCGAGGCGGAGCCCGGTCGCTTCACAGCCAACCTGATGAAGGCGCAGCGCAAGGGCCGCATCTTCATCGATTATCTGCGCAACCAGCGCGGCGCGACGGCGATCGTCCCTTATTCGGTCCGCGCCCGCGACGGCGCCCCGGTCGCCGCCCCGATCAACTGGGACGAGCTCGACGACTACGAAAGCGGCCACGCCTTTTCGGTGCGCGATGTCGAAAAGCTGCTCGATCGCGCCGGCGCGCGCGGCCTCAAGGGCTGGGGCGTCGCCGAGCAGGTCCTGCCGGACCTCTAGAGCCAGCGGGTCAGCAGCAGGGTGACGCCAATCGCGATCGCCGCGGCAATCAGGAACCGCGCCGGAGAGGCAGGCACGAGTCCGGCGGCGCCCGCAGGGGCCTCGCGCCGGCCGTGCAGCATAGGCCCGACCAGATTGTTTCGCTTCACCAGCGCGTAGAACAGAATCGCGGCGACATGCAGCGCCATGAAGACGAGTAGAACATTGAACAGAAGGTGATGGTTATGCGCCAGCTTTCGCGCGCTGCCATAGGTCACGTATTTTGATAGCGGCCCCGCGGCAAACCCGTCCTCGTCGCTCGCGAACAGGCCGAGCCCGACCTGCGTGCACAGCAGCAGGAGCATGATCGCAACGCTCCAGCCGCCGATTGGATTGTGGCCGAGCACGTGCGCCGCGCGGCCGTTCAGATAGCTCATCGCGGCGCGCGGGCCCCTGATGAAATTGGCGAAGCGCGCGGTCGATCCGCCGATCACGCCCCAGACCAGGCGGAACAGCAGCAGGCCGAGCACGATCGGCCCGACCAGCAGGTGGATATCCATGCGGTGATATTCGGCGCTCCACCACATCACGCCGATGAGCACCACCAGCAGCCAGTGGAACAGCCGGGTCGGCAGGTCCCAAACGCGCACCCGCGCGACGGCTCCGCCTTCGTCGCTCAATGCTGCTCGGGCGCGCGATAGGTGTCGTGGCACGCGCCGCACGCGGCGCCGAGCCGCGGGAAGCCGGCACGAACGGCGGCGATGTCGCCCCGCTGCGCGGCATCGTTCAGCGCCCGCGCGGCGACGACGAAATCGACGGCCTTGGAATGGAAATCGTCCGGATTCTGCCAGATCACCGGAAGCGCGCGGGTCGGCACGCCGGCCTCCGGCCCGGTGCCCCGGGGAAACCAGCCGCTGACACGGGGCGCACGATCGGCGACGATCGCGGTCGCCTGGCGGATCTGCTCGATCGACGGCTGGTCGGCCCGCACCTGCTGGCTGATGGTCCGCACCGCGGCGGCGATCTGCTTGTAATTGGCCTGCCGGTCGCGGATCACGCCCGGCCGGACCGCCGCTCTGGGCATTGGCCATGGCGATGACGCCGACGATGCCAAAGGCGCACAAAATCAGATGCCGCATGACCTGCTCCCACTTGAGACAAGCCCTCCCATAACGGGACGCGCCTCGCAGTAAAGTGGCAAAACAAAATGCAAAACGCCCCGGCCGGGGGATGGCCGGGGCGCCCTCACAACCGATCCGGCGGAAACGGGCCGGAATCGGAAATCCTGTCTTCTCGATCCGATCTGGGCCCGGTCTAGCCCGCCGCTGCTGAACGGGCTGTTGATCACCGGGTTAGGCCGGGTTCATCTTCGGCGGAACCGACGCGTCGGGATCGGGCTTGTCTCCATAAGCAGGCGCGTCC
This genomic interval carries:
- the ligD gene encoding DNA ligase D; translated protein: MAKRADPLATYNRKRDFAKTAEPAGKVARKRAKSLIFMVQKHDATRLHFDFRLELQGTLKSWAVTRGPSLDPADNRLSVRTEDHPMSYATFEGTIPKGEYGGGTVMLWDRGTWEPLPGKDPVKTLAEGHLHFTLHGERMKGEWVMFRLKPRAKEKNENWILKKVDDDYAGSSTGLTDTFLTSVATGRTMNEIAEGKKAPARRAPRAKAADAKLPRFREPQKATLVDHVPAGAGWIHEMKYDGYRCLLAIADGKARIYTRSGLDWTDRFPEIAAAARALPVRSALLDGEIVAVDDKGNTDFGALQQAIGEGGRGLALFLFDALEIDGEDLAKRPTVERKARLAALLDTPRPPLLYADHIVGKGEQLFEAMCRAGQEGIVSKKADAAYRSGRTKAWLKIKCTNRQEFVIVGWTESDKAGRGFRALLLAVNEGGTLRYAGKVGTGFSNADQEALLERFRRIEAKSPTVAAPRSETRGAHWVKPDLVAEIAFGSITSDGILRHASFLGLRGDKPAEEVVAERPQPLADEAPDDDIRISNPQRMLFPEVKVTKGDLAAYYRAIGPAMLPWVAERPVSLVRCPQGRAKKCFFQKHDSGSFGDHVRHVPIAEKDGHKEDYLYVEDTAGVIACVQMGTIEFHGWGSRVADVEKADRIVFDLDPDEGLDFTAVRKAARDLRRQLADMGLTTFAMLTGGKGVHVIAPLTPKAEWPEVKDFCRRFALALAEAEPGRFTANLMKAQRKGRIFIDYLRNQRGATAIVPYSVRARDGAPVAAPINWDELDDYESGHAFSVRDVEKLLDRAGARGLKGWGVAEQVLPDL
- a CDS encoding cytochrome b/b6 domain-containing protein, yielding MSDEGGAVARVRVWDLPTRLFHWLLVVLIGVMWWSAEYHRMDIHLLVGPIVLGLLLFRLVWGVIGGSTARFANFIRGPRAAMSYLNGRAAHVLGHNPIGGWSVAIMLLLLCTQVGLGLFASDEDGFAAGPLSKYVTYGSARKLAHNHHLLFNVLLVFMALHVAAILFYALVKRNNLVGPMLHGRREAPAGAAGLVPASPARFLIAAAIAIGVTLLLTRWL
- a CDS encoding c-type cytochrome; the protein is MPRAAVRPGVIRDRQANYKQIAAAVRTISQQVRADQPSIEQIRQATAIVADRAPRVSGWFPRGTGPEAGVPTRALPVIWQNPDDFHSKAVDFVVAARALNDAAQRGDIAAVRAGFPRLGAACGACHDTYRAPEQH